Proteins from a genomic interval of Xylanibacillus composti:
- the hemC gene encoding hydroxymethylbilane synthase translates to MRTFVVGTRQSHLAMTQTGHVIAALESICREQGLPYTFEVKKIVTKGDRILDVTLSKVGGKGLFVKEIEQALMDGEIDMAVHSMKDVPSELPEGFVLGAVPEREDPRDCLISRVADSLDSLPPGAKIGTSSLRRSSQLKAYRPDLQVEWIRGNIESRMRKLETDGFDAVILAAAGLHRVGWQDQITAYIPEDISIPAVGQGALGIECREDDREALSLLSRLHHAETAQCVEAERAFLARLNGGCQVPLGAYAELRQIEGKPVIELSGMVGSPDGQTLLREKQSGTEPAKLGIQVADKLLAQGAAAILDEVRGG, encoded by the coding sequence ATGCGCACCTTTGTGGTAGGAACAAGACAAAGCCATCTGGCCATGACCCAAACCGGGCATGTTATCGCGGCGCTCGAGAGCATCTGCCGTGAACAGGGCTTGCCTTATACATTTGAAGTAAAAAAGATTGTTACGAAAGGAGACAGAATCCTTGACGTCACCCTCTCCAAGGTCGGCGGCAAAGGACTGTTCGTGAAGGAAATTGAGCAGGCGCTCATGGATGGCGAGATTGACATGGCGGTTCACAGCATGAAAGACGTCCCTTCCGAGCTGCCTGAAGGATTCGTGCTGGGAGCGGTTCCCGAACGGGAGGATCCTAGAGACTGCTTGATTTCCCGTGTGGCCGACAGTTTGGACTCGCTTCCCCCGGGAGCGAAGATCGGAACCAGCAGTTTGCGGCGATCCAGTCAGCTGAAAGCATACAGGCCGGATCTTCAAGTCGAATGGATTCGCGGCAATATCGAATCGCGCATGCGCAAGCTAGAAACAGACGGATTTGACGCTGTTATCTTGGCTGCGGCAGGCTTGCACCGCGTAGGCTGGCAGGACCAAATAACCGCTTATATCCCGGAAGATATCAGCATTCCCGCAGTGGGGCAAGGGGCGCTCGGGATTGAATGCCGGGAGGACGACCGGGAGGCGCTCTCTCTGCTCTCCAGACTGCACCATGCGGAAACAGCGCAATGCGTCGAGGCGGAGCGGGCTTTCCTGGCCCGATTGAATGGCGGATGTCAGGTTCCGCTTGGCGCTTATGCGGAGCTGCGGCAGATTGAGGGCAAGCCTGTGATCGAGCTGAGCGGAATGGTGGGCTCTCCAGACGGACAGACCTTGCTGAGAGAGAAACAGAGCGGGACTGAACCGGCCAAGCTTGGCATACAAGTGGCGGACAAGCTGCTTGCGCAGGGGGCCGCCGCTATATTGGACGAGGTTAGGGGAGGATAA
- a CDS encoding precorrin-2 dehydrogenase/sirohydrochlorin ferrochelatase family protein, with amino-acid sequence MKRYYAMMADIAGKRCIVVGGGKVAERKTAALLDARGSVCVISPTVTSQLRFWHEQGVLEWRQRLYRAGDASKASLVFAASDDPDVNRQVAQEAEQHGIWANVANEPGEGSFVVPTGFRRGPLHIAVTASGASPHLAVEVRRKLEVTISEEYEVLALFLERMRNMLKSRVNDEQARKEFMRRLVVEQVSEWLAEGTVAERTEEWIKRMEEHPCAPLW; translated from the coding sequence GTGAAACGATACTATGCTATGATGGCGGATATTGCAGGGAAACGGTGCATCGTAGTCGGCGGTGGCAAGGTGGCCGAACGAAAAACAGCAGCCCTGCTTGACGCAAGGGGAAGCGTGTGCGTCATTAGCCCGACGGTAACGAGCCAGCTTCGGTTCTGGCACGAACAAGGCGTGCTGGAGTGGCGTCAGCGCTTGTACCGCGCGGGAGATGCGTCCAAAGCCAGTCTGGTGTTCGCGGCTTCCGACGACCCCGACGTGAACAGACAGGTTGCGCAGGAGGCCGAGCAGCATGGCATATGGGCGAATGTGGCTAACGAGCCCGGGGAGGGAAGCTTTGTCGTTCCGACTGGCTTTCGTCGAGGCCCGTTACATATAGCAGTGACGGCATCGGGCGCGAGCCCCCATCTTGCCGTTGAGGTTCGGCGCAAGCTGGAAGTGACGATAAGCGAAGAGTACGAGGTGCTGGCGCTGTTTTTGGAACGCATGCGAAACATGCTAAAATCAAGAGTGAACGATGAACAGGCTCGCAAGGAATTCATGCGCCGACTAGTAGTCGAGCAGGTGTCCGAATGGCTTGCGGAAGGAACGGTGGCGGAGCGCACCGAGGAATGGATCAAGAGAATGGAGGAACACCCATGCGCACCTTTGTGGTAG
- a CDS encoding cytochrome C assembly family protein — translation MITNNWMFDIILYLYALSLLFFFSDFLRHDRHVKQTGTGLLAFVWLLKAAFFFTRMFAGDYVPVLTMFETLFFFAWVLVTLTLVFSLSKLFSYDLLVFVLSCAGFMVLVLALFNNEATVPSGNRLPFSDKLLMFHIIVAICSYASFTLSAVFAGLYLFIHQRLKSKRWSVVLQRAPSLDRVEKSSFVTAVIGMSLLLLSLLLGIGWIIVMGDWTLAFDPKVLSSLLLLAVYAAYLVQRASAKWSSWRLAQLNLGAYAVIILNFVVSMSLSNFHSWVWR, via the coding sequence ATGATTACGAACAATTGGATGTTTGACATCATCTTGTATTTATACGCCCTGAGCCTTCTGTTCTTCTTTTCCGATTTTTTGCGTCATGATCGGCATGTGAAACAGACGGGCACAGGGCTGCTTGCTTTTGTTTGGCTGCTGAAGGCTGCGTTTTTCTTTACTCGCATGTTCGCTGGAGACTACGTGCCGGTGTTGACGATGTTCGAAACATTGTTTTTTTTCGCATGGGTGTTGGTGACGCTGACTTTGGTCTTCTCGCTGTCCAAGCTTTTCAGCTATGATCTCTTGGTATTTGTTCTGAGTTGTGCCGGCTTCATGGTGCTGGTGCTGGCGTTGTTCAACAATGAAGCGACCGTGCCGAGCGGTAATCGCCTTCCCTTCAGCGACAAGCTGCTGATGTTTCATATTATAGTAGCGATTTGCAGCTACGCGTCCTTTACTTTGTCGGCCGTTTTCGCGGGATTGTATCTGTTCATCCACCAACGTCTTAAGTCCAAGCGGTGGTCGGTGGTGCTGCAACGGGCTCCAAGCCTGGACAGGGTGGAAAAGTCAAGCTTTGTGACGGCTGTAATCGGCATGTCCCTGCTGCTTCTGTCGCTGCTGCTCGGCATTGGCTGGATTATTGTCATGGGAGATTGGACACTCGCTTTTGATCCCAAGGTGCTCAGCTCGCTCCTGCTGCTTGCGGTCTATGCGGCTTATCTGGTCCAACGCGCTTCGGCCAAGTGGTCGTCCTGGCGCTTGGCTCAACTGAATTTGGGGGCCTATGCGGTCATTATTTTGAATTTTGTCGTCTCTATGTCCTTATCGAATTTCCACAGCTGGGTTTGGCGGTGA
- the hemA gene encoding glutamyl-tRNA reductase, whose amino-acid sequence MHILAVGLNYKTAPVAIRERFAIAEADMPEALKRLKATKSILECVIVATCNRTEIYAVVDRHHVCGYHIRSFMEQWFGVPIQDFHTHLYIHEDDKAIEHLFRVTSGLDSMIVGETQILGQVRDAFLTAQEQKATGTLFNMLFKQAITMAKRAHSETSIGESAVSVSYAAVELGKRIFGSFAGKSVLILGAGKMSELTAKHLHANGCAKVVVANRSMERAAQLAAKFQGTACTLEEMEEQLVQADIVISSTGASGYVLTRSQLEQTMKRRKSRPLFMIDIAVPRDLDPAIMDVQNVFLYDIDDLEGIVESNIEQRRQEAVKIEAMIVREMNAFDQWFKTLGLSPVIRALQEKAAHVHEETMDSLMKKLPDLSEREMKVIRKLTKSIVNQMMHDPILRIKEMAAEKDGDEAIEMFTKIFALEEQLDQQAHAQTVGSMKLAAAGSRDHQALLRPRQALARS is encoded by the coding sequence ATGCATATACTAGCGGTCGGCCTCAATTACAAAACGGCGCCTGTTGCGATTCGGGAGCGCTTCGCCATTGCTGAAGCGGATATGCCGGAAGCGTTGAAGCGTCTGAAGGCAACCAAGAGCATCCTGGAATGCGTGATTGTCGCCACCTGCAATCGGACTGAAATTTATGCCGTTGTGGATCGTCACCATGTTTGCGGCTATCATATTCGTTCCTTTATGGAGCAATGGTTCGGCGTGCCGATTCAAGACTTCCATACACATTTATATATTCACGAGGACGACAAAGCTATTGAACACTTGTTCCGGGTAACGAGCGGACTGGACTCCATGATTGTCGGCGAAACGCAAATCCTGGGGCAGGTGCGCGATGCCTTTTTGACCGCGCAGGAGCAGAAGGCAACCGGCACCCTGTTTAATATGCTGTTCAAGCAAGCCATCACGATGGCCAAGCGGGCGCATTCGGAAACGTCCATTGGCGAGAGTGCGGTTTCGGTCAGCTATGCGGCAGTCGAGCTCGGCAAGCGGATTTTTGGCAGCTTTGCAGGCAAATCGGTGCTGATCTTGGGCGCGGGCAAGATGAGTGAGCTGACGGCGAAGCATCTGCATGCCAATGGATGCGCCAAGGTCGTAGTAGCGAATCGCTCCATGGAGCGGGCCGCTCAGCTGGCCGCCAAGTTCCAGGGCACAGCATGCACGCTGGAGGAAATGGAAGAGCAGCTTGTGCAGGCGGATATCGTGATCAGTTCGACAGGGGCATCCGGCTACGTGCTGACCAGGTCGCAGCTGGAGCAAACGATGAAGCGGCGGAAATCGCGCCCGCTGTTTATGATCGACATTGCGGTGCCCCGTGACCTGGATCCGGCTATTATGGACGTGCAGAATGTGTTTCTGTATGACATCGACGATCTGGAAGGGATTGTCGAGAGCAATATCGAGCAGCGCCGTCAGGAGGCTGTCAAGATCGAAGCGATGATTGTACGGGAAATGAATGCTTTCGACCAATGGTTCAAAACGTTGGGCCTAAGCCCCGTCATTCGCGCTTTGCAGGAGAAGGCGGCCCATGTGCACGAAGAGACCATGGACAGCTTGATGAAGAAGCTGCCGGATTTGTCGGAGCGGGAAATGAAAGTGATTCGCAAGTTGACCAAAAGCATTGTCAACCAAATGATGCACGACCCCATTCTGCGCATTAAAGAGATGGCCGCAGAAAAAGACGGTGATGAAGCGATTGAGATGTTTACCAAGATTTTTGCTTTGGAGGAACAGCTTGATCAGCAGGCCCATGCACAGACAGTCGGCAGCATGAAGCTTGCTGCGGCGGGTTCCCGGGATCACCAGGCGTTGCTGCGGCCTCGTCAGGCGTTGGCGCGCTCCTAG
- the speD gene encoding adenosylmethionine decarboxylase yields the protein MEYSTFGRHVAVDTWGVDFDKLNNAEWLQAHMVEAAEASGATVLSVQGKQFEPQGATVLVLLSESHLSIHTYPEKGFAAVDCYTCGETVDPQVAIDYLVSILEPTTVHAKKLIRGIGELQVETPDMKQLQTVK from the coding sequence ATGGAATACTCAACTTTCGGAAGACATGTTGCTGTTGACACTTGGGGTGTCGATTTTGACAAATTAAACAATGCGGAGTGGCTGCAAGCACACATGGTAGAAGCGGCAGAAGCCTCCGGTGCAACGGTGCTGTCTGTACAAGGCAAGCAATTCGAGCCTCAGGGCGCGACAGTATTGGTGCTGTTATCAGAAAGTCACCTCTCCATCCACACGTATCCTGAGAAAGGATTCGCAGCAGTAGACTGTTATACCTGTGGAGAAACCGTAGACCCGCAAGTAGCAATCGACTACTTGGTATCCATCCTGGAACCAACAACAGTCCATGCGAAAAAACTCATTCGCGGCATCGGCGAGCTTCAGGTTGAAACACCGGACATGAAGCAATTGCAGACCGTGAAGTAA
- a CDS encoding non-ribosomal peptide synthetase module, whose protein sequence is MAKRLATQYVKACFTVTEAELRTFMQLFADHQVSLQMKVFDNGNQELAFLENQDGEEGTLTFERHGGSYLVTGSFRLIRPALVNAMRKAVADFKGDALVHRIYNGYVMVYHYTQGAVAKIEEVRGHERKLIFEYKNTVGKLEQLYRKQDVEEEIMLIRMDINVLLDRRNQAADEAERSRIDSELRKMTRRLFILEA, encoded by the coding sequence ATGGCTAAGCGGTTAGCGACGCAATATGTCAAAGCCTGCTTTACAGTTACGGAAGCCGAATTGAGAACGTTCATGCAGTTGTTTGCAGATCACCAGGTCTCTTTGCAGATGAAGGTATTTGATAACGGCAATCAGGAATTGGCCTTTCTGGAAAATCAGGACGGCGAGGAAGGAACCCTGACGTTCGAACGCCACGGAGGAAGCTACTTGGTAACCGGTTCATTCCGTTTGATTCGACCCGCGCTGGTGAATGCGATGCGCAAAGCAGTAGCGGATTTCAAAGGCGACGCTCTCGTTCATCGAATTTATAATGGCTATGTCATGGTTTATCACTACACGCAGGGCGCAGTGGCCAAGATTGAGGAAGTGCGCGGCCATGAGCGCAAGCTGATATTCGAGTACAAGAATACGGTCGGCAAGCTGGAGCAATTGTACCGCAAGCAGGATGTCGAAGAAGAAATCATGTTGATACGCATGGATATTAATGTTCTGCTGGACCGGCGAAATCAAGCTGCTGATGAGGCTGAGCGGAGCCGCATTGACAGCGAGCTTCGCAAGATGACCAGGCGCTTGTTTATATTGGAAGCTTAG
- the yihA gene encoding ribosome biogenesis GTP-binding protein YihA/YsxC, producing MKVTQAEFVISAAAPHQFPQDALPEIALAGRSNVGKSSLINRMLQRKSLARTSSQPGKTQTLNYYRINGQLYFVDFPGYGYAKVSKVQRKKWGELIEAYLREREPLRLVLLIVDLRHAPTEDDCLMYDWMQHYDIPCLVVATKADKLPRSKWQKHIRLAQQTLGMPEGQQPLLFSSESGLGREELWSYLVEAIHGGEPEFFDAKDDIT from the coding sequence ATGAAAGTGACTCAGGCTGAATTTGTCATCAGCGCTGCCGCTCCGCATCAGTTTCCGCAAGATGCCCTGCCGGAAATCGCTCTGGCGGGGCGTTCCAATGTGGGCAAAAGCTCCTTGATCAATCGGATGCTGCAGCGCAAATCACTGGCTAGAACAAGCTCGCAGCCGGGCAAAACCCAAACCTTGAATTACTATCGGATCAACGGGCAATTATACTTTGTGGATTTCCCAGGGTACGGCTATGCGAAAGTTTCGAAGGTGCAGCGCAAAAAATGGGGAGAGCTGATTGAGGCGTATTTGCGTGAACGCGAGCCGCTGCGGCTCGTCTTGCTGATTGTCGATCTGCGTCATGCTCCAACCGAGGACGACTGTTTGATGTATGACTGGATGCAGCATTATGACATCCCCTGCCTTGTCGTAGCCACGAAGGCGGACAAGCTCCCCCGCTCCAAGTGGCAGAAGCATATTCGTCTGGCGCAGCAAACGTTGGGCATGCCGGAAGGGCAGCAGCCTCTGCTGTTCTCTTCGGAAAGCGGGCTGGGCCGCGAGGAGCTTTGGTCTTATCTGGTGGAAGCGATCCATGGTGGAGAGCCCGAATTTTTTGATGCGAAAGATGATATCACCTAG
- the lon gene encoding endopeptidase La — MAANKGKVRQLPLLPLRGLLVYPSMVLHLDVGREKSVKALEKAMLEENLIFLCSQSEMNIEDPKQDDIYRVGTVSKVRQMLKLPNGTIRVLVEGLARAEITAYASDHPYFEVSVRELVEEQDADSEIDALMRTVLNQFEHYINLSKKVTPETLAAVSDISEPGRLADVISSHLSLKIKDKQEILETVDVGKRLEKLLDILNNEREVLELERKISQRVKKQMEKTQKEYYLREQMKAIQKELGDKEGRTGEVEELKELLEKNEIPDKVREKVEKEIDRLEKTPTTSAEGGVIRNYIDWLLTLPWKKQTVDDLDIRKAEDILDEDHYGLEKPKERVLEYLAVQQLVKKLKGPILCFVGPPGVGKTSLARSIARSLGREFVRISLGGVRDEAEIRGHRRTYVGAMPGRIIQGMKNAGSNNPVFLLDEIDKMAMDFRGDPASALLEVLDPEQNSTFSDHYIELPFDLSNVMFITTANAIHNIPRPLLDRMEVLYISGYTELEKMQIVLRYLLPKQKKDHGLNADQLVMEESTILKVIREYTREAGVRNLEQQIAAVCRKAAKEIVSSASDKPIVIKDDNLNQYLGAAKFRFGQAEEKDQVGSVTGLAWTEVGGDTLNIEVSILPGTGKLTLTGKLGDVMKESAQAAFSYTRSKAKEFHLPEGFHEKNDIHIHIPEGAIPKDGPSAGITLATALISALTNIPVSSKVAMTGEITLRGRVLPIGGLKEKSLAAHRAGITKVLLPKDNAKDLEDVPESVRQSMEFVTVEHMDEVLQHALVTPVHAK; from the coding sequence ATGGCAGCCAACAAAGGGAAAGTTCGACAGCTCCCGCTTTTGCCTTTGCGGGGTCTCCTTGTTTATCCCAGCATGGTGCTGCACTTGGATGTGGGCCGGGAAAAGTCGGTCAAAGCTTTGGAAAAAGCAATGCTGGAGGAAAATTTGATTTTTCTCTGCTCACAATCTGAAATGAATATCGAAGATCCTAAGCAGGATGACATATACCGCGTCGGCACTGTTTCGAAGGTTCGGCAAATGCTGAAGCTTCCGAACGGGACCATACGTGTGCTGGTGGAAGGCTTGGCCCGGGCGGAAATTACCGCGTATGCTTCCGACCATCCTTATTTCGAGGTGTCTGTACGAGAGCTGGTGGAAGAACAGGATGCTGATTCGGAAATAGACGCGCTGATGCGAACCGTGCTGAACCAGTTCGAGCATTATATCAATCTTTCCAAGAAAGTGACGCCGGAGACGCTTGCGGCTGTCTCGGACATCTCCGAACCGGGAAGGCTTGCGGATGTCATCTCCAGCCATCTTTCGCTGAAAATCAAAGACAAGCAAGAGATATTGGAGACAGTGGATGTCGGCAAGCGCCTGGAGAAGCTGCTTGATATTCTGAACAACGAACGGGAAGTGCTGGAGCTGGAGCGCAAGATTAGCCAGCGCGTCAAGAAACAGATGGAGAAGACGCAGAAGGAGTACTATCTGCGAGAGCAAATGAAGGCGATCCAGAAGGAGCTCGGCGACAAGGAAGGACGCACCGGCGAAGTCGAGGAACTGAAGGAGCTTCTCGAGAAGAACGAAATTCCCGATAAAGTCCGGGAGAAGGTGGAGAAGGAAATCGATCGGTTGGAGAAGACGCCGACGACTTCCGCAGAAGGCGGTGTCATCCGCAATTATATTGACTGGCTGCTGACGCTGCCTTGGAAGAAGCAGACTGTCGATGACCTGGATATTCGCAAAGCCGAGGACATTCTGGATGAGGATCATTACGGGTTAGAGAAGCCGAAGGAGCGGGTGCTGGAATATTTGGCCGTCCAGCAGCTGGTCAAAAAGCTGAAGGGGCCGATTCTTTGCTTCGTTGGCCCGCCGGGGGTCGGCAAAACCTCGTTGGCTCGTTCGATTGCCCGTTCGCTGGGTCGGGAGTTCGTGCGCATATCCTTAGGCGGCGTCCGGGACGAGGCGGAAATTCGCGGACACCGGAGAACGTATGTGGGGGCAATGCCCGGGCGGATTATTCAGGGGATGAAGAACGCCGGCTCGAACAACCCGGTATTCTTGTTGGATGAAATAGACAAGATGGCGATGGATTTCAGAGGGGATCCGGCATCGGCTTTGCTGGAAGTCTTGGACCCGGAGCAGAACAGCACCTTCAGCGATCACTACATCGAACTTCCATTTGACTTATCCAACGTTATGTTTATCACAACGGCGAATGCCATACACAATATTCCCCGGCCGCTGTTGGACCGCATGGAAGTGCTGTACATTTCGGGCTATACGGAGTTGGAGAAAATGCAGATCGTTCTGCGCTATTTGCTGCCCAAGCAGAAGAAAGACCATGGTCTGAACGCGGATCAGCTGGTGATGGAGGAATCCACTATATTGAAGGTCATTCGCGAGTATACGCGTGAAGCGGGCGTGCGCAACCTGGAGCAGCAAATTGCGGCAGTATGCAGAAAGGCAGCGAAGGAAATCGTGTCTAGCGCCTCCGACAAGCCTATCGTGATCAAGGATGACAATCTGAATCAATATCTGGGAGCAGCCAAATTTCGTTTCGGTCAAGCGGAAGAGAAAGATCAGGTTGGTTCGGTTACGGGGTTGGCCTGGACGGAAGTGGGCGGGGACACCCTGAACATTGAGGTCAGCATTTTGCCGGGAACGGGGAAGCTTACCTTGACAGGCAAGCTGGGTGATGTGATGAAGGAGTCCGCGCAGGCTGCATTCAGCTACACGCGCTCGAAGGCGAAGGAGTTCCACCTGCCTGAAGGCTTCCATGAGAAGAACGACATTCACATTCACATTCCGGAAGGCGCTATTCCGAAGGACGGTCCTTCAGCCGGCATTACGCTGGCAACCGCGCTGATATCGGCATTGACCAATATTCCCGTAAGCAGCAAGGTCGCCATGACTGGGGAAATCACGCTGCGCGGCCGTGTCCTGCCGATCGGCGGACTGAAGGAAAAGTCTCTGGCCGCCCATCGCGCCGGGATTACCAAGGTGCTGCTTCCGAAGGACAATGCGAAGGATTTGGAGGACGTGCCGGAAAGCGTGAGACAATCGATGGAGTTTGTAACGGTAGAACATATGGATGAAGTATTGCAGCATGCGCTAGTGACGCCGGTGCATGCCAAGTAA
- the lonB gene encoding ATP-dependent protease LonB, which yields MNMMMILMIVQVFFAVIIGLYFWNLLRNQQSNKTAVDRESKKEMEKLRKLRSIQLTQPLAEKTRPQSMKDIIGQKEGLKALKAALCGPNPQHVLIYGPPGVGKTAAARVVLEQAKQHASSPFLQDAKFVEIDATTARFDERGIADPLIGSVHDPIYQGAGALGVAGVPQPKQGAVTKAHGGVLFIDEIGELHPVQMNKLLKVLEDRKVFLESSYYHEEDTNIPRYIHDIFQNGLPADFRLVGATTRTPDEIPPAIRSRCMEIYFKPLLPDEIAEIAQSAIAKLGMPESPEAVRVVVNYASNGREAVNMIQLAAGLAITEGRDRLRAEDIEWVVNSSQISPRPQKKVPKEQKIGYINGLAVHGPNIGTLLEIEVTSMSAEKPGAGKLTITGAVDEEEMGGGARTLRRKSMARSSVENVCTVLRQIGLNPFHYDIHLNFPGGVPIDGPSAGIAIACAITSSIRRVPVHPRLAMTGEVSIHGRVKPVGGVVAKVEAALQAGVEKVLIPRDNWQEMFAGLQGIEVIPVDTVEEVICHAFPEWAESISERGESEGNWIDPSIEPAVQPILPFMQARSTSE from the coding sequence ATGAATATGATGATGATACTGATGATCGTTCAGGTGTTCTTTGCTGTGATCATCGGATTGTATTTTTGGAATTTGCTGCGCAACCAGCAGTCCAATAAAACGGCGGTTGACCGGGAATCGAAGAAGGAAATGGAGAAGCTTCGGAAGCTTCGCTCCATTCAGCTGACGCAGCCGCTCGCCGAGAAGACGCGTCCTCAGTCGATGAAGGACATTATTGGTCAGAAAGAAGGATTGAAGGCGTTAAAGGCAGCTTTATGCGGACCCAATCCCCAGCATGTGCTCATTTACGGACCGCCGGGAGTGGGTAAGACAGCCGCAGCCCGGGTTGTCCTGGAACAGGCGAAGCAGCATGCTTCATCCCCGTTTTTGCAGGATGCCAAATTCGTGGAGATCGATGCGACGACTGCCCGATTTGATGAGCGCGGCATAGCCGACCCGCTGATCGGTTCCGTGCACGATCCGATCTACCAAGGGGCGGGAGCGCTCGGAGTAGCGGGGGTGCCCCAGCCGAAACAAGGCGCTGTAACGAAGGCGCACGGAGGCGTCCTTTTTATCGATGAGATCGGTGAATTGCATCCGGTCCAAATGAATAAACTGTTGAAGGTGCTCGAGGACCGGAAAGTATTTCTGGAGAGCTCTTATTATCATGAAGAGGATACCAATATTCCGCGATATATTCATGATATTTTTCAAAACGGCCTTCCTGCCGACTTTCGCCTGGTGGGGGCAACGACGCGCACGCCGGATGAAATTCCTCCTGCGATCCGTTCGCGCTGCATGGAGATTTACTTCAAGCCGCTCTTGCCCGACGAAATTGCCGAGATTGCCCAAAGCGCGATAGCGAAGCTGGGCATGCCGGAAAGTCCGGAAGCGGTTCGCGTCGTGGTCAACTATGCATCCAACGGCAGAGAGGCTGTCAATATGATACAGCTTGCAGCAGGACTGGCCATTACAGAAGGGCGCGACCGCCTTCGGGCAGAGGATATCGAGTGGGTGGTGAACAGCAGCCAAATTTCTCCCCGCCCGCAAAAAAAGGTGCCGAAGGAGCAGAAAATCGGGTACATCAACGGCCTGGCGGTACACGGTCCGAATATAGGAACCTTGTTGGAAATTGAAGTCACAAGCATGAGTGCGGAAAAGCCGGGGGCAGGCAAGCTGACGATCACCGGTGCAGTGGACGAGGAAGAAATGGGAGGAGGCGCAAGGACGCTTCGCCGGAAAAGCATGGCCCGCAGCTCTGTGGAAAATGTTTGTACGGTGCTGCGCCAAATTGGCCTTAACCCTTTTCATTACGACATTCATCTGAACTTTCCCGGCGGGGTGCCGATTGACGGTCCTTCTGCTGGCATTGCGATCGCTTGCGCCATTACATCTTCGATTCGGCGTGTTCCGGTTCATCCGCGTTTGGCCATGACGGGAGAAGTTAGCATTCACGGACGAGTGAAGCCGGTTGGCGGCGTTGTGGCGAAGGTCGAAGCCGCGCTGCAGGCAGGGGTTGAAAAGGTGCTCATTCCCAGGGACAATTGGCAGGAGATGTTCGCCGGTTTGCAAGGCATTGAGGTCATCCCGGTGGATACCGTTGAGGAAGTAATCTGCCATGCATTCCCAGAATGGGCCGAGTCAATCAGCGAACGGGGGGAGTCCGAAGGAAATTGGATCGATCCCTCTATCGAACCGGCTGTTCAGCCTATCCTTCCCTTCATGCAAGCACGGTCCACTTCGGAATAA
- the ispG gene encoding flavodoxin-dependent (E)-4-hydroxy-3-methylbut-2-enyl-diphosphate synthase → MYHRQDTRPVRVGNLTIGGNNEVIMQSMCTTKTADVQATVAEIHRLEEAGCQLVRVTVNNQEAAAAIKEIKKQIHIPLVADIHFDYRLALAAIENGIDKVRINPGNIGRREKVEAVVKACKERGIPIRIGVNAGSLENHLLEKYGYPTAEAMVESALFHIGILEELDFHDIIVSLKASDVPMAIAAYTKAAEVIPYPLHLGITESGTLFAGTVKSSAGLGVLLNQGIGSTIRISLSADPVEEIKVARELLKTFGLIANAPTLVSCPTCGRLDIDLFSVANEVEAYLEKVKVPIKVSVLGCAVNGPGEAREADIGIAGARGEGMLFRYGEMIRKVPEHELVNELKKEIDVIVAEYERTGVIPGRKH, encoded by the coding sequence ATGTACCACCGTCAGGATACCCGGCCGGTCCGTGTGGGGAATTTAACGATCGGCGGAAACAATGAAGTCATCATGCAAAGCATGTGCACGACGAAAACCGCGGATGTACAAGCTACAGTTGCAGAGATTCATCGCTTGGAAGAAGCCGGCTGCCAGCTCGTTCGGGTGACGGTCAACAACCAGGAGGCGGCCGCTGCGATCAAGGAAATTAAGAAGCAGATTCACATTCCGCTGGTAGCGGATATTCACTTTGATTACCGACTGGCACTGGCGGCGATCGAGAACGGGATTGATAAGGTGCGCATCAATCCGGGCAATATCGGACGGCGCGAGAAGGTGGAGGCTGTAGTCAAGGCATGCAAGGAGCGGGGCATCCCGATCCGGATCGGGGTCAACGCCGGATCGCTTGAGAATCACTTGCTGGAGAAGTACGGCTATCCTACAGCTGAGGCAATGGTAGAAAGCGCGCTGTTTCATATAGGCATTTTGGAGGAGCTCGATTTTCACGACATTATCGTCTCCCTGAAGGCCTCCGATGTGCCCATGGCCATCGCCGCCTATACGAAAGCAGCTGAAGTTATCCCGTATCCATTGCATCTCGGGATTACGGAATCGGGAACGCTGTTTGCCGGAACCGTGAAGAGCTCCGCAGGGCTTGGCGTCTTGTTGAACCAGGGCATCGGCTCAACGATTCGGATCAGCCTGAGTGCAGATCCCGTCGAAGAGATCAAGGTTGCACGCGAGCTGCTGAAGACGTTCGGTTTAATTGCGAATGCGCCGACGCTGGTTTCCTGTCCGACATGCGGGCGATTGGATATTGATTTGTTTTCAGTGGCCAACGAAGTCGAAGCTTATCTAGAGAAAGTGAAAGTGCCCATTAAGGTCTCGGTGCTGGGTTGTGCCGTCAACGGACCGGGCGAAGCGCGAGAAGCCGATATCGGAATTGCCGGAGCAAGAGGGGAAGGCATGCTGTTCCGGTACGGAGAGATGATTCGCAAAGTGCCTGAGCACGAACTGGTCAATGAGCTGAAGAAGGAAATTGATGTGATTGTTGCCGAATATGAAAGGACCGGGGTCATTCCCGGTCGCAAGCATTAG